The Campylobacter sp. CNRCH_2014_0184h region TTTGCTAATGTTTGGTTGCTAGGAAAGTTTTTTGCATCGAGCAGTTTAATATTTGGATTTTCTAGTTTAATAAAAGAAGTATCGATTTCTTTTATATCTGTTTGTGTATGTTTTGAGTGCATATTATGATGAGAATGATCTCCCATTGCATAAGCACTACTAATACTTGCTAAACTTAAAGCATTAAATTTTAAAAATAACCTTCTGTCCATTAAATTTTTACTCCTAAATTAATTTTGATTATAACTATTATTTGATTAATGATTGTAAATTATAAAAACAAGATATAATTTTAATATGATTTGCTATACAAGTGGTTTTAAATCAAAAATTAAGGAAAGATATGCTAATTAAAAATCATTTAGATAAAGACTTTCAAACTCCTGCTTATATTTTAGAAGAAGATAAACTTAGAAAAAATTGTGAACTTTTGGCTAAAGTGAGCGAGCAAAGTGGAGCAAAAGTTTTACTTGCTCTAAAGGGTTTTGCTTTTTCAGGTGCTATGGATATAGTGGGTGAGTATTTATCAGGCTGTACTTGCAGTGGGCTTTGGGAAGCTAAATTTGCAAAAGAATATATGGATAAAGAAATTCATACTTTTTCACCTGCTTTTAAAGATGATGAAATAGATGAAATCATAGATCTTTCACATCATATAGTATTTAATTCTTTTAATCAGTTTAAAAAATTTAAAGACAAAGCAAGTAAAAAGTCTCTTGGTTTGCGTTGTAATCCAGAGCTTTCAGTGGCTCCAAAAGAACTTTATAATCCTTGTGGTAGATTTTCAAGACTAGGAATTCGTGCGATTGATTTTGAAAATGAAGATTTAAGTGCTATAAGTGGGCTTCATTTTCATGCTTTATGTGAAGAAAGTGCGCATTCTTTAGAGCTTGTGTTAAATGCTTTTGAAGCTAAATTTTCAAAATTTATTAAAAATATGAAATGGGTTAATTTTGGTGGGGGTCATCACATTACAAAAGAAGGCTATGACACGCAAAAACTAATCGATCTTTGTAAAAAATTTAGCGATAAATATGGGGTGCAAGTGTATCTTGAGCCAGGTGAAGCTATAGGTTGGCAGTGTGGGACTTTAGTTGCAAGTGTGATAGATATAGTAGAAAATGAGAAAAAAATAGCTATTTTAGATACTTCAAGTGAAGCTCATATGCCAGATACTATCATCATGCCTTATACAAGTGAGGTTTTAAATGCTAGAATTTTATCAAGCCGTGATGGGGAAAAATATAGCGAGTTAAAAGAAAATGAATTTGCTTATTTACTTGGTGGTAATACTTGCTTAGCAGGGGATATCATGGGTGAGTATGCTTTTAATCAAGAGTTAAAAATAGGGCAAAAAATAGTATTTTTAGATCAAATTCATTATTCTATAGTTAAAAACACCACTTTTAATGGAGTAAGACTTCCAAATTTAATGTTCTTGGATAAGAATGAAAATTTATCTATGGTAAGAGAATTTGGCTATGAAAATTATTCAAAAAGAAACTAAAAATTGAGTTTTTTTGTAGTTTTTTGCAAATTTATGTTTTTTAAATAAAACTTTTTTTAAAATAAAAATGGAAACTGAAAATTAACAAAACTACAACGCTAAGCTTTGGCTAGTGTGTAATGTTTAGGAGTAATTTATGCATAGGGTTATACTAGCTCTTTTAGCCTGTTTTAACTTTCTATTTGCTCAAGAAAATTTTGAAGTTAAAAATACTCAAATTTGGGATGTGCAAAGAGTGATGAATATAGAAAGTTATCAAAATTTTGGTGCTTTGTGGACTAAACTACAAGGTGAATATATTGCAAGTGCTGTTTTGATTATACTTATAGTGGTAATTTCAGCTTTTGCATTGCATTATATGGTCATAGGTCCAAAGAAATTTTCTCATGATGGTAAGAAAATTTATGCCTTTTCGGTATTTGAAAGATTGTTTCATTTTGTAGCGGCAATTTCTTGGATTATCCTTGTGCCAACCGGTCTTATTATGATTTTTGGATCATATTTTGGTGGTGGATTTTTTGTAAGAATGTGTAAAAACTTACATGGCATTGCTACTATTTTATTTATCATTTCTATCATTCCTATGCTTTTATGTTGGATTAAAAGAATGCTTCCTGCAAGTTATGATTTAAGATGGATGATGATGGTTGGTGGATATTTAAGTAAAGAGAAAAAACCTGTGCCTGCTGGCAAGTTTAATTTTGGTCAAAAATCTTGGTATTATATAGCTGTTTTTGGTGGATTTTTGATGATAATCACCGGTGCGTTTATGTTTTTCCTTGATTTTAATTCTACTTCTTTACAATCTATTTTTGGAATTTCTCATATAGATATTTTAAGAGCTTCAGCTATCATCCATAATATTTTGGGTATTTTATGTGCGGTATTTTTTGCTATTCATATTTATATGGCTGTATTTGCTATTAAAGGAAGTATCCACTCTATGATTAGTGGTTATAAAGAAGAAGAGGAAGTTTATATTTTACATTCTTATTGGTATAAAGAATTAAGCGATAAAAAACAAATCAACCCATCATTTACTTACGATTCTAAAGCAAAATTTTAAAATCTCACTTGATTTTTTTAAATTTTCCTTGTTATAATCAAATAAAAATAACAAGGAAAATTAATGATACAAGATATTGATCTTTCGCGTAAATATTTTTATGAATTTTTTTCAAAAGCTTTTAATTTTATCGATGAAAATGAATTTAAAATTTGGCACGAGCAAGTTTTGGTTTTAGCTCAAAGTCCTTTAGATGATAGTTTAAAATCTGATTTTGAAAAACTTAGCGCATGCGATTTTGCAAGTTTTAAAGAAGAACAAAATGGAGTATTTTTTGATTTTTCTTACGTGAATGTGCCTATTAGCGCTTCTTTTTATGATGAGGGTAGAGATGATGGCAAAATGAAGCTTCAAGCCTGTGAAATCATTAGAAAAACCAAATTTAGAAAAAAAGAAGATTGCAGACAAAGTGAAGATGAATTTGGCTTTTTGTTTGCTTTTATGGCAAGTATTATTGAGCATGATTTAAAAGTTGCACAGCAATTATTTCGCTTTGTGATAAATCCTGTAATAGATGAGTTTATAGAAAAATTACAAATCCATAAAAACTCAAATTTTTACATTGCTATTGCCAATATTATGAAAGTCTTTTTTACAAACGAAAGAGCTTATTTAGAAGTACAAGCACCTGTAAAAAAAGAAGGTAAAAGTATAGCAGATGAAGCTTTACAAAGACTTCCTTACGAACCAAGACTTCCTACTAAATTTAGTAAAACAAATATAGAAGAACTTAGCAAATTATAAAAATAAATATGTATTTTGTTACCAAAATACATATTATCAAAATCATCTTTTTATGAAAATAGAAATTAAATAAAATCTTAAGTGAAAATATGCAAAAGTTATAATGTTTAAGTGTGTAAATACTTTGAAAATAAGTATTTATAGTTATTCTTTACTTTTATTTCAAAGGAGAGAACATGGAGGCCAATCAAAGAAGGGATTTTTTAAAAAAATCTTTGAAAATTGGTGCTTTAGGGGTAGTAGCTGGAGCGAGCGTTAATGCTTTAGCCAAAGATGATTACCAAGAGCAAAATACCGTAGTTTTAGGAAAAAGTACCAAAAAAGAAGTGCTTTATAAAAAAACTATGCATTGGGAAAAATACTACAAAATAGCTTACTAATTAAGAAAGGAAGAAGATGGCATTAGCAAGAAGAAATTTTCTTAAGCTTGCTGGTATTGCTGGTCTTGGAAGTGCGGCTTTTGGTAGTGAAAACAAAGCTATTAGAGCTGCAAGCGAACAAGAAGTAGCAAATCCTTATCCAGATTCTAAGATTGTTAGAACAATCTGTAGTATCTGTAGTGCAGGCTGTGGAATTAAAGCAGAAGTACAAGATGGAGTTTGGGTGCGTCAAGAAAACGCTATAGAACATCCTATTTCTCAAGGATCACACTGCTGTAAAGGGATAGATCAAATCGATCTTACTAAATCAAAACAGCGTATTAAATATCCTATGAAAAAAGAAAACGGTAAATGGGTGCGTTTAACTTGGGAGCAAGCTATCAATGAAATTGGTGATAAAATGCTTGAAATCCGTAAAGAAAATGGACCTGATAGCGTTATGTTCTTGGGTTCGGCTAAATTTAATAACCAACAAGCTTATTATTTTAGAAAATTTGCAGCATTTTGGGGTACTAACAATATAGACCACGTTGCTAGAATTTGACACAGCGCAACAGTCGCCGGTGTGGCGAATACATGGGGTTATGGCGCTATGACAAATCATTTTGGTGATGTGACTAAACATTCAAAAATGATGATTATTTTTGGTGCAAATACTGCTGTGGCTAATCCTATTGGATTTAAACACTTATTGCAAGCAAAAGATCGTAATAATGCTAAATTGGTAGTTGTAGATCCTGTATTTACAAAAACTGCAGTACATGCTGATGAATATGTAAGAATTCGTCCAGGTACAGATATAGCTTTAGTTTATGGTATGCTTCATTTGATCTTCAAAAACGGTTGGGAAGATAAAGAATTAATAAAAACCAGAACTTATGGGGTTGAAGAAATAAAAGCAGAAGCTGCTAAATGGACTCCTGAAGTTGTAGAAGATGTAACAGGTGTTCCGGCTGCTCAACTTGAAAAAATCACAAGAATGCTAGCTACAATCAAACCTGCTACGCTATTTTGGGCTTTAGGTATTACTCAACACTCAGTAGGTAGCTCTAACACAAGAATTCTAGCTATCTTGCAACTTGTTCTTGGTAATATAGGTAAACCAGGCGCAGGAACAAACATCATCAGAGGACATGATAATGTTCAAGGTGCTACTGATATGGGTTGTTTGGCTGATACTTTACCAGCTTATTATGGACTTGATGATAATGCTTGGAATCACTTCTCTAATGTATGGAATGTTGAGAGAGAGTATTTAAATTCAAGATTTTATTCTAAAGAATGGATGCATGAAAAAGGCTTTTCGCTAGCAAAATGGTGGCAAGGCGTTTTACATGAAGAAAAAACTTATTCTAACTCACCTATCCGCGTACTTTGGGTGCAAGGAACAGGTATTACTTCTATGGCACATACGGTAAAAATTCAAGAAGCACTTAAAAAACTTGATATGATCGTAATTGCTGAGCCTTTTGTAAATGAAGTAGCAGTTTTAGCAGATCGTCCAGATGGTATTTATATTATTCCTGCTTCAACCCAATTTGAAACAGAAGGTTATGTAACAGCGACTAACCGTGCTATGCAATGGCGTTCTCAAGTAGTAAAACCAATTTATGAAAGTAAAGAAGATCAAGAGATTATGTTTGCTTTTGCTAAAAAATTTGGTTTTTATAAAGAATACACTCGTGGTATGAAAATGGAATTAAAAGATCATAAACTTGTACAAACAAGAGATGATAATGATGATAATTTCATATGGCCTGATGATGCTACAAGAGAAATGAGTAATGGTCTTTTAAGTATAGGCTTAAGAGGTATTTCAGCTGAACGTCTAAGAAAACACCAACAAAATTGGGAACATTTTGATCCTGATACTCAAAGAGGTATTGGCGGTGAAGTTAAAGGTGAATATTATGGTTTACCTTGGCCTTGTTGGGATAAACAACACCCAGGTACTTCTATCATGTGGAATACAGATATTCCTTATGAAGAAGGTGGTATGGGCTTTAGAAATCGCTTTGGTTTAGAGCATGATGGGCATTCTCAATTAGCAGATGAGGCCTTTACTCCAAAAGGATGTAAAGTTAAAGGTGGCTACCCGCAAATCACTAAAGAAAATATCGAAAAAGTGTTTAATATCAAACTAAGCGATAAAGAAAAAGAATTAATGGGCGCTAGCTGGAGCACAGATATTTCAGGTATAATCTTAGAAAAATGTAGAGAAAAAAGTGCTTGTTGTTTAGGTAATGCAAGAGCGAGAATGAAAGTTTGGGAATTTGCTGATCCTATTCCACTACATAGAGAGCCTATTCACTCGCCTCGCTGGGATTTGGTTAAAAAATATCCTACTTGGGGTGATCAAGAGAAAAACTTTAGGGTTGAGAGTAAATTTATTAGCGAGCAACAAAAAACAGATTGGAGTAAAGAGTTTCCAACTATTATTTCAAGTATGCGCTTAGTAAATTTAAGTGGCGCGGGTATGCTTGAGAGAACTAGTAAATATCTTGCTGCAATCACACCTGAGATGTTTGCTAATGTGCACCCTGAACTTGCTTTAAAATATGGTATAAATGATGGTGATATGATGTGGATTCACTCGCCACAAGGTACTAAGATTAAAGTAAAATGTGTGCATAATCATTCAGTTACACCAGATAGAATTTGCTTGCCTTATAATTTTGCAGGTATTATGCAAGGAGTGGATTTAAGTTACAATTATCCTGAAGGTACTAAGCCTTATACTATAGGGGAAAGTTCTAACACGGTTACTAACTATGGTTTTGATATAAATACGCAAATTTCTGAGTTTAACGCAGGGCTTTGCAGACTTGAAAAGGCTTAAGGGGTAAGTTATGGCTAGAATGAAATTTTATGTAGATAATAATCGCTGTATTTCTTGCTTTGCTTGTCAAGTAGCTTGTTCAAGTGCGCATGAAGTACCAGTGGGAATTAATAGAAGAAAAGTAATCACTCTAAATGAAGGTATAGAAGGCAAAGAGTTTTCAACAACTCTTGCTTGCCAACATTGTACAGACGCTCCATGTGAGCAAGTTTGTCCTGTAAAATGCTTTTATATTAGAGCTGATGGTATTGTTTTACATGATAAAAAAACTTGTATAGGTTGTGGATATTGTCTTTATGCATGTCCTTTTGGCGCTCCACAATTTCCAAGAGATGGTGCTTTTGGCATTAAGGGTGAAATGGATAAATGTACTATGTGTGCAGGTGGTCCTGAGCCTACTAACTCTCATGAAGAAAGAGAGCTTTATGGACAAAATCGTATTGCAGAAGGTAAAGTACCTATGTGCGCTGCGGTTTGTTCTACAAATGCACTTTTGGTTGGTGATGCAGCTGAAGTTAGTGCAATGTATAGAAAAAGAGTTTTACTCAAGGGTCAAAACTTAGGACTTGATGCAAAATAACTCAAAGGGTGTTTACAAGCACCCTTTTTTACTACTTATAATCCAAGGTTAATTCATGGAAGAGCTAATTTTACAAATTCAAAAAAATCTTGATGAAAATAATAAACTTACTTGTAAAAAAGCACTAGAACTTTTAAAACAATACTCTAAAGAAGATTTTCAAGCCATTATAAAAGAATTAGGCGTAAAAATTTCAGATTGTGAGCTAGGTCAATTTGGCAAGTTAAATAAAAATATAGCAAAAAGTGAAATTTTGGAAAAATTAGAAACAAAATTAGATTCTAAGCGTCGCATATCATGTAAAGATGCTTTAGAATGTGCTAAAGACTTTAACATGGCTGATATGAGAGCTACGCTTAAAACTTATAAGATTGATGTTAAATACTGTGAACTTGGTTGTTTTGAAGAAAAAAAGGGTAAAAAATTTCATGTAAAAAGTAAAATTTGGGTAGAAAATCCTGATGGAGAATTGCTTTTTGGTAAAGGTAAAACAGATATTTTAGAATTAGTAGGAGAATGTGGAAGTATTTCTCAAGCAGCTAAACAACTAGGGATTAATTATAAAAAAGCATGGCTTTATATACAAGATTTAGAAAAAAATATGAAAGAAGAATTACTTATTGCTAAAAAAGGAAGAGGAAGTGAGTCAGGTAGCAAACTTACTCCAAGAGCTTATGAGTTAATTCAAAATTTTAAAATTTTACAACAAGATGTAGAAGAATACACCAATAAACGCTTTAAAGAATTATTTTTCAAGAAAAATCAAGAAAAAGATAAAACTTAATTTGAATACAAGTTATAACAATATATCATTAAATAAAAAAGGTAAAAGATGAAAATTGATTGTAGAGATTTAGCTTGTCCACGTCCTGTGATAGAAACAAAAAAAGCTTTAGAAGAGTTAAAAGAAAATGAAAATTTAGAAATTCTTTTAAACTCTCAAGCTTCTAAAGAAAATGTAATGAGATTTTTAAAATCTTTAAATTTGGAATTTAATGTTAAAGATTTAGATGATGAGAGTATTATTAGCATTGTAAAAGATGGCAATATAGCTCATAATCAAGAACAAAATTTACAAGAATACAATGTGTTATTTTTAAAAAGCGATAGGGTAGGTGAGGGAGAACTTGGAAAAAATCTAATGCTAGGTTTTTTAAAAACCCTAAAAGATTTACCAAATAAACCTGCAAAAATCCTTTGTGTTAATGATAGTGTTTTGATGAATACTGATTGCTCTCATATGGCATTTGAAGCCATGAAAGAACTTGAAAATTTAGGAGTTGAAATTTATAGTTGTGGGGCATGTTTGGAATTTTTTGGCAAAAGCAAAGAGCTTAAAATAGGTAAAATAGGTAATGCTTATGAAATTTTAAATGAACTTTTTGGAAAGGCAAAGATTATCTCTTTATGATATATAAAGATCAAAAACTAACCCAATATGTAAAAGCTGCGGGTTGAGCTGCCAAATTAGACTCGGTGGGTCTTGACAAAATTCTTGGCATTTTAAAACCGCATGAAAACCTTTTAAGTGGTATTGATAATAATGAAGATGCAAGTGTTTATAAGCTAAATGAAGATTTAGCTTTAGTGCAAACTCTTGATTTTATCACACCTGTGGTTGATAGCGCGTATCATTTTGGCGCTATAGCTGCTGCAAATGCCTTAAGTGATGTATTTGCTATGGGTGCTGAGGTGATTAATGCTTTAAATATTGTAGGCTTTGATACTTGTCATTTTAATAATGAAATTTTACTTGAAGTGTTAGAAGGTGCTAGAGTTAAGGTTGAAGAAGCTGGTGCTGTGCTAGTAGGTGGGCATACTATAGAAAATGATGAATTTATTTTTGGGCTTAGTGTAACAGGCGTAGTTCATCCTAAGAAATTTATAGCTAATAATAGCGCAAAAGATGGTGATGTGATTTTACTTACTAAACCTATAGGTAGTGGTATTATTAGTACTGCTATCAAGGCTGGTTTGCTAGAAAAAGCAAAGATTTTAAAAGCAGTAGAACAAATGAGTTTTTTAAATCTTTATGCAAGTCGTATTTTGAGGGAATTTAACAGTCTTAGTGCTTTAAGTGATGTTACCGGTTTTGGTCTTTTGGGACATTTAAAAGAAATGCTAAATAAAGAAATTATGATAGAAGTATATAAAAATGAAATTCCTTTAATGGATGGAGTTTTGTCAATGGCTAATATAGGGATTATCCCAGTGGGAGCTTATAAAAATAAAGATAGTCTAAAAATTTGGGTTGAAAATTTAAATGAAAAAGATGAGAATATAGTGTATTTTGATCCTCAAACTTCAGGTGGACTTTTAGCTAGTATGAGTGAAAATGAAGCAAATGAAGCTTTAAAAATTTTGAAAGATCACAATATAGAGGCAAAGATTATTGCTAGATGTGTAAGAAATACTCATAATTATTTATTATTGCGCTAATATTTTATTTACAATCAAAAATATATGTTTATATTTGTTACTTTTTTACATAAAAAAATAAATTACAAATAAATATATGTTGATTTTCGTTGCAATTTTTGTATCATAAATACATATTAACTATTAAAGTGGAGGAAAAAATGATACAAAAAGCTTTGCAATTAGCTGAAGAATTACAAAGAAAGATAGAAAGTAATATCTCTCAAAGCGAAAAAGAATTTCATGCCAAAATGCAAAAACTTTTAAACAATCCTAAAAATAAAGTAATGTTAATTGAGCTTTTAGATCGCTCTTTTAGATGTAAAGATAAAAGTGCGAGTTTTGAGCTTATAGAACATACTTTAAACAAATATGGTATAGCTGATTTTTTTAGTGCTTTTGAAAAATTTTTACTTTTTTCATTTTTAAATTTTGGAAAATTTGCACCGACTCTTAGTGTGCCATTTTTTATTAAGCATTTAAGAGAAGATACTAAAGCTATGGTTTTAGATGCAAATCCTAGTGTTTTAGAGCCTCATATGCGTAAAAGAAAAGATGAAGATAAAATCACTTTAAATGTAAATTTAATTGGTGAAGAGGTTTTGGGTGAAGCTGAGAGTGCTTATAGGATGAAAAAATACGAAGAAGCATTAAAAACAAGCTATATTACTTATATTTCTATTAAAATTACTACCATTTTTTCCCAAATCAATATCATTGATTTTGAATACTCTAAAGATGAGGTGGTAAAAAGATTGGATAAATTATATGCTCTTGCTTTAGAGGAAGAAAAAAAGCAAGGTGTGTCTAAATTTATCAATCTTGACATGGAAGAATTTAGAGATTTAGAATTAACCGTTGAAGCTTTTATGGAAAGTGTTGCAAAATACGATATTAAAGCAGGTATTGTTTTGCAAGCTTATTTGCCTGATTCTTATGAGTATTTGAAAAAACTTTTTGCCTTTTCTAAAGAAAGAGTTTTAAAAGGTATGAAGCCTATAAAAATTCGCTTTGTTAAAGGAGCGAATATGGAAAGTGAAGAAACTATAGCTTCACAAAGAGGTTGGGCTCTACCTACTTTTTATAAAAAAATTGACACTGATAGTAATTATAAAAAAATGCTTGATTTTGTCTTAGAGGGAGATAATCATAAATATATTAATATAGGTATTGCAAGTCATAATTTATTTGAAATTGCTTATGCTTATACTAGAATTTCACAAGCTGGAGCTTTATCATCTTTTACTTTTGAAATGCTTGAGGGTATGAGTTTACAATGCTCTTATGAGCTTTCTAAAATGCATGATCTTATACTTTATGCACCAGTTTGTGATGAAGCACATTTTAACAATGCTATTGCATACTTAGTAAGAAGACTTGATGAAAATACTAGTGAAGATAATTTCATGAGATATTTTTTCAATCTTAAAATTAATGATAAAAATTGGCAAATACAAAAAGAATTATTTCTAAAATCTTTAGAAGGTGTTGCTAGTTTGGATAATTCTACCCATAGAACTCAAGATAGAAATAATGAAACAAAGGCTATTAGTTCTTATGAGAGTAAAGAATTTAAAAACGAACCTGACACAGATTTTATCTTAAAAGCAAATAGAGAATGGGCTAAGGGTATAAGAGCTAAGTATGAAAATTTAGAAAATTATGATGTCTATCCAGTTGCAAAAGAAGAAATTAAAAACGAAAATTTACAAGTAGTAGAAGTTAAAGATAAAATCAAAAATCGCACTATAGGTAAAGCACACTTAGCAGGCCAAGCAGAGATCAAATACGCTTTAGATGTAGCTAAGAGCTCAAATTTTAGTGATTTAAGTCATGATGAAATTTATAAAATTTTAGCAAAAACTGCTCAACTTGTTAGAGAGCGTAGAGGAGATTTAATAGGTATAGCAGCTTTAGAAGTAGGAAAAACTTTCTTAGAAATTGATCCTGAAGTTAGTGAGGCTATAGACTTTTTAGAATTTTACCCACATTCTTTAGAAAAATTAAAAGAGCAAAATCCAAATACGACTTTTAAAGCAAAAGGCATAGGCGTGGTGATTGCGCCATGGAATTTCCCAGTAGGTATTTCAGTAGGAACCATAGCAGCGCCTTTGGCCGCAGGAAATAAAGTGATATATAAACCATCATCTTTATCGATGTTAACAGGTTATATGCTTTGTAAATGCTTTTGGGATGCAGGAATTCCTAAGGATGCTTTGATTTTCTTACCTGCTAAAGGTAGTGATATATCAAAATACTTACTTGTTGATCAAAGTGTGAAATTTTCAGTATTAACTGGTGGAGAAGAAACTGCTTATGCAATGCTCAAAGCTAATCCAACCTTGCTTTTAAGTGCCGAAACAGGCGGTAAAAATGCAACCATTGTTTCTAAATTTGCTGATCGTGATAGTGCGATTAAAAATATCATTCATTCAGCTTTTTCAAATTCAGGTCAAAAATGCTCTGCTACTTCTTTGCTAGTTTTAGAAGAAGAAGTTTATAATGATGAAGAGTTCAAAAAGACTTTGGTAGATGCTGCTAGTTCTATGGCGGTTGGAAATCCATTTGTGTTTAAAAATAAACTTGGAGCTTTAGCAGATAAACCAGATGTGAAATTACAAAAAGCTTTAGATGAATTAGCTCCGTATGAAAGTTGGGCTTTAAAACCTAAATTTATAGATGATAATCCTTATCTTCTAACTCCAGGGATTAAGTATGGTACTAAAAAAGGTGATTTTACGCACATGAATGAGCTTTTTGCACCAATTTTA contains the following coding sequences:
- a CDS encoding bifunctional proline dehydrogenase/L-glutamate gamma-semialdehyde dehydrogenase, whose protein sequence is MIQKALQLAEELQRKIESNISQSEKEFHAKMQKLLNNPKNKVMLIELLDRSFRCKDKSASFELIEHTLNKYGIADFFSAFEKFLLFSFLNFGKFAPTLSVPFFIKHLREDTKAMVLDANPSVLEPHMRKRKDEDKITLNVNLIGEEVLGEAESAYRMKKYEEALKTSYITYISIKITTIFSQINIIDFEYSKDEVVKRLDKLYALALEEEKKQGVSKFINLDMEEFRDLELTVEAFMESVAKYDIKAGIVLQAYLPDSYEYLKKLFAFSKERVLKGMKPIKIRFVKGANMESEETIASQRGWALPTFYKKIDTDSNYKKMLDFVLEGDNHKYINIGIASHNLFEIAYAYTRISQAGALSSFTFEMLEGMSLQCSYELSKMHDLILYAPVCDEAHFNNAIAYLVRRLDENTSEDNFMRYFFNLKINDKNWQIQKELFLKSLEGVASLDNSTHRTQDRNNETKAISSYESKEFKNEPDTDFILKANREWAKGIRAKYENLENYDVYPVAKEEIKNENLQVVEVKDKIKNRTIGKAHLAGQAEIKYALDVAKSSNFSDLSHDEIYKILAKTAQLVRERRGDLIGIAALEVGKTFLEIDPEVSEAIDFLEFYPHSLEKLKEQNPNTTFKAKGIGVVIAPWNFPVGISVGTIAAPLAAGNKVIYKPSSLSMLTGYMLCKCFWDAGIPKDALIFLPAKGSDISKYLLVDQSVKFSVLTGGEETAYAMLKANPTLLLSAETGGKNATIVSKFADRDSAIKNIIHSAFSNSGQKCSATSLLVLEEEVYNDEEFKKTLVDAASSMAVGNPFVFKNKLGALADKPDVKLQKALDELAPYESWALKPKFIDDNPYLLTPGIKYGTKKGDFTHMNELFAPILTVMKAKDLKEAIDIVNSTGYGLTAGFESLDEREWEYFHTHIEAGNIYINKPTTGAIVLRQPFGGIKKSAIGFGRKVGIYNYITQFLDIEQSQADQNVLDNELVSNLNALSLDLNEKDKADFEVIKAMARSYAYHAKHEFASAKDYVNIRGEDNLFSYTKVKNIAYRVHKDDSLKDILGVILAASVLNIDLILSYDEHEKIDLVQKINQKISSKTLFLKESKENFISKIADYERIRYFAPLDVNDEIFIKAASCAKIIANAKPLMNGRFELLLYHNEKALSISFHRYGNLGIRALK